A section of the Frankiales bacterium genome encodes:
- a CDS encoding acetylornithine transaminase, with protein sequence MTTHPSGTTVTPTSAPATAALQARWDAVMMRNYGTPPLALARGEGSTVWDVDGRRYLDLVGGIAVSSLGHAHPAVVEAVARQVATLAHTSNLAIHEPGVALAERLASMLPGRTRVFLCQDGATANEAALKIVRKRTQGLRTEVVATHGGFHGRTLGALSVTGSPAKRAPFEPLPGPVTFVEFGDLAAMRAAVTDRTAAVIVEPVQGEAGVVVPPPGYLASVRQIADGAGALLVVDEVQSGIGRAGEWLMSAAQGVVPDVVTLAKGLGGGLPIGAVLATGAAAEVLTPGDHGSTFGGNPVSCAAALAVLRTIDEEGLLEHVRATGERWAAAFDAVDHPLLAAHRGVGLWRALELAQPVAAAVEAAAPEAGFLVNAVRPTSIRLAPPLVLTEAEADSFVAALPAVLDAAA encoded by the coding sequence ATGACCACGCACCCCAGCGGCACGACGGTCACCCCGACGTCGGCCCCCGCCACCGCGGCGCTCCAGGCGCGCTGGGACGCGGTCATGATGCGCAACTACGGCACGCCGCCGCTGGCGCTGGCGCGGGGCGAGGGCTCGACCGTGTGGGACGTCGACGGCCGCCGCTACCTCGACCTCGTGGGCGGCATCGCGGTGAGCTCCCTGGGCCACGCGCACCCCGCCGTCGTCGAGGCTGTCGCCCGCCAGGTCGCGACACTCGCGCACACCAGCAACCTCGCGATCCACGAGCCCGGCGTCGCGCTCGCCGAGCGGCTCGCCTCGATGCTGCCCGGGCGCACCCGGGTGTTCCTCTGCCAGGACGGCGCCACCGCCAACGAGGCCGCGCTCAAGATCGTGCGCAAGCGCACGCAGGGGCTGCGCACCGAGGTGGTGGCCACCCACGGCGGGTTCCACGGGCGCACGCTCGGGGCGCTGTCGGTCACCGGCAGCCCCGCCAAGCGGGCCCCGTTCGAGCCGCTCCCCGGCCCGGTCACGTTCGTCGAGTTCGGCGACCTCGCCGCGATGCGGGCCGCGGTCACCGACCGCACGGCGGCGGTGATCGTGGAGCCGGTGCAGGGCGAGGCGGGGGTCGTCGTCCCGCCGCCGGGCTACCTCGCCTCGGTGCGCCAGATCGCCGACGGCGCAGGGGCGCTGCTCGTCGTGGACGAGGTGCAGTCCGGGATCGGCCGCGCCGGCGAGTGGCTCATGAGCGCGGCGCAGGGCGTGGTGCCGGACGTCGTGACCCTCGCCAAGGGCCTCGGCGGCGGCCTGCCGATCGGGGCGGTGCTCGCCACCGGCGCCGCCGCGGAGGTGCTGACCCCCGGCGACCACGGGTCCACCTTCGGCGGCAACCCGGTGTCGTGCGCGGCCGCGCTCGCGGTGCTGCGCACCATCGACGAGGAGGGCCTGCTCGAGCACGTCCGCGCGACGGGGGAGCGGTGGGCCGCCGCGTTCGACGCCGTCGACCATCCGCTGCTCGCGGCGCACCGCGGCGTGGGCCTCTGGCGCGCCCTCGAGCTCGCGCAGCCGGTGGCCGCCGCCGTCGAGGCGGCGGCCCCCGAGGCCGGCTTCCTGGTGAACGCCGTGCGCCCCACGTCGATCCGCCTCGCCCCGCCGCTGGTGCTCACCGAGGCGGAGGCGGACTCCTTCGTGGCCGCGCTCCCCGCCGTGCTGGACGCCGCCGCATGA
- the argB gene encoding acetylglutamate kinase encodes MSTTTGGPVGSAASHAAEREAALLKASVLAEALPWLERFHGATVVLKYGGNAMVDRALGEAFAADVMFLRMAGLRPVVVHGGGPQISTMLERLGIPGEFRGGYRVTSPEAMDVVRMVLTGQVQREVVGLLNAHGPYAVGLSGEDAHLFTAERRGVVVEGETVDVGLVGEVVDVRPDFVLRLLDDGLVPVVSSVARGADGAVYNVNADTAAAALAVALRADKLVVLTDVEGLYADWPASDEVIRRIAVGELETMLPTLSSGMVPKMEACARAVRGGVPRAHVIDGRLPHAVLLEVVTTAGVGTMVLPDHAPLFEDEAEQA; translated from the coding sequence ATGAGCACCACGACCGGCGGCCCGGTCGGCTCTGCCGCCTCGCACGCGGCGGAGCGGGAGGCGGCGCTGCTCAAGGCGTCGGTGCTCGCCGAGGCCCTGCCCTGGCTCGAGCGCTTCCACGGCGCCACGGTCGTGCTCAAGTACGGCGGCAACGCCATGGTCGACCGCGCGCTGGGCGAGGCCTTCGCGGCCGACGTGATGTTCCTGCGCATGGCGGGCCTGCGGCCGGTGGTGGTCCACGGTGGCGGCCCGCAGATCAGCACGATGCTCGAGCGCCTCGGGATCCCGGGGGAGTTCCGCGGCGGCTACCGCGTGACCAGCCCCGAGGCCATGGACGTCGTGCGCATGGTGCTCACCGGCCAGGTGCAGCGGGAGGTCGTCGGGCTGCTCAACGCCCACGGGCCGTACGCCGTGGGGCTCTCGGGCGAGGACGCGCACCTGTTCACGGCAGAGCGCCGGGGCGTGGTGGTCGAGGGCGAGACCGTCGACGTCGGGCTCGTGGGCGAGGTGGTCGACGTGCGCCCCGACTTCGTGCTGCGGCTGCTCGACGACGGCCTGGTGCCCGTCGTGTCCTCCGTGGCCCGGGGCGCCGACGGCGCGGTCTACAACGTCAACGCCGACACCGCGGCGGCCGCGCTCGCCGTCGCGCTGCGCGCCGACAAGCTCGTCGTGCTCACCGACGTCGAGGGCCTCTACGCGGACTGGCCGGCCAGCGACGAGGTGATCCGGCGCATCGCCGTGGGGGAGCTCGAGACGATGCTGCCGACGCTGTCGAGCGGCATGGTGCCGAAGATGGAGGCGTGCGCGCGGGCGGTCCGCGGCGGCGTCCCCCGGGCGCACGTGATCGACGGGCGGCTGCCGCACGCCGTGCTGCTCGAGGTGGTCACCACGGCGGGCGTGGGCACGATGGTGCTGCCCGACCACGCCCCGCTGTTCGAGGACGAGGCGGAGCAGGCATGA
- the argJ gene encoding bifunctional glutamate N-acetyltransferase/amino-acid acetyltransferase ArgJ, translated as MSVTAAAGFRAAGVAAGLKSSGAPDVALVVNDGPQHAAAGVFTRNRVKAAPVLWSQQVLRAGVVRAVALNSGGANACTGSDGFLDTHRTAEHVGGLLGIGAGDVAVCSTGLIGVRLPMDRLVAGLDDAHASLAADGGADAATAIMTTDSVPKTAVASGDGFTVGGMAKGAGMLAPSLATMLVVLTTDAVADAASLDAVLREATRTTFDRVDSDGCTSTNDTVLLLASGASGVAPGHDALLEAVGRVCAALARALVADAEGASKDIRIDVVRAATEADAVGAGRAIARANLVKCAIHGEDPNWGRILAELGMTDAAFEPDAVDVAINGVWVCRDGATGEDRDLVDMSAREVVVTVDLRAGTESATVWTNDLTAEYVHENSAYST; from the coding sequence GTGAGCGTCACCGCCGCCGCCGGCTTCCGGGCGGCCGGGGTGGCGGCCGGCCTGAAGTCCTCCGGGGCGCCCGACGTCGCGCTCGTGGTCAACGACGGGCCGCAGCACGCGGCCGCGGGCGTCTTCACCCGCAACCGGGTCAAGGCCGCGCCCGTGCTCTGGTCGCAGCAGGTGCTGCGCGCCGGCGTCGTGCGCGCGGTGGCCCTGAACTCCGGCGGCGCCAACGCCTGCACCGGCTCGGACGGCTTCCTCGACACCCACCGCACCGCCGAGCACGTGGGCGGCCTGCTCGGGATCGGGGCCGGCGACGTCGCGGTGTGCTCGACCGGACTGATCGGCGTCCGGCTGCCGATGGACCGCCTGGTGGCCGGCCTCGACGACGCCCACGCGTCCCTCGCTGCCGACGGCGGCGCGGACGCGGCCACCGCGATCATGACCACGGACTCGGTCCCCAAGACGGCGGTGGCCTCGGGCGACGGGTTCACGGTGGGCGGGATGGCCAAGGGCGCGGGCATGCTCGCGCCCTCGCTCGCCACGATGCTGGTGGTGCTGACCACCGACGCCGTCGCCGACGCCGCCTCGCTCGACGCGGTGCTGCGCGAGGCCACCCGCACCACCTTCGACCGCGTGGACTCCGACGGGTGCACCTCGACCAACGACACCGTGCTGCTGCTCGCGAGCGGCGCCTCCGGCGTCGCGCCCGGACACGACGCCCTGCTCGAGGCCGTGGGCCGCGTGTGCGCGGCCCTCGCCCGCGCTCTCGTGGCCGACGCCGAGGGGGCCAGCAAGGACATCCGCATCGACGTGGTGCGCGCGGCCACGGAGGCCGACGCCGTCGGGGCCGGACGGGCGATCGCGCGGGCGAACCTGGTCAAGTGCGCGATCCACGGCGAGGACCCCAACTGGGGCCGCATCCTGGCCGAGCTCGGGATGACCGACGCCGCGTTCGAGCCGGACGCCGTCGACGTCGCGATCAACGGGGTGTGGGTCTGCCGCGACGGCGCCACGGGCGAGGACCGCGATCTGGTCGACATGAGCGCGCGCGAGGTGGTCGTCACGGTGGACCTGCGCGCGGGCACGGAGTCGGCCACCGTGTGGACCAACGACCTCACGGCCGAGTACGTGCACGAGAACTCGGCGTACTCCACATGA
- a CDS encoding N-acetyl-gamma-glutamyl-phosphate reductase, with protein MSTAPLVAAVVGASGYAGGEVVRLLLGHPHLEVGPLMAAGSAGARVGDLHPGLAALGERTFLPTDPDALAEADVVFLALPHGESGAVAARLPADTVVIDLGADHRLEDDAAWTTYYGGHYAGHWTYGMPELAGHREQVAASRRVANPGCYPTGVILGLAPLLQAGLVEPHDVVVVAASGTTGAGRKPSDALLASTVMGQLSTYKAGGVHQHTPEMEQGLGEVAGEPVTVSFTPVLAPMPRGILATSTARLAGPAGTEELHEVLHAAYADEPFVTVLPPGAWPQTGATLGANSVHLQAAADPHSGRAVVVSAIDNLVKGAAGAAVQNANLALGLPETAGLTAIGVAP; from the coding sequence GTGAGCACCGCCCCCCTCGTCGCGGCCGTCGTCGGCGCCTCCGGCTACGCCGGTGGCGAGGTCGTGCGCCTGCTGCTCGGCCATCCCCACCTCGAGGTGGGTCCGCTCATGGCCGCGGGCAGCGCCGGCGCCCGCGTCGGCGACCTGCACCCCGGCCTCGCCGCGCTCGGCGAGCGCACGTTCCTGCCGACCGACCCCGACGCGCTGGCCGAGGCGGACGTCGTCTTCCTCGCCCTGCCGCACGGCGAGTCCGGCGCCGTCGCCGCCCGGCTCCCGGCCGACACGGTGGTGATCGACCTCGGCGCCGACCACCGGCTCGAGGACGACGCGGCCTGGACGACGTACTACGGCGGTCACTACGCCGGCCACTGGACCTACGGCATGCCCGAGCTCGCCGGCCACCGCGAGCAGGTCGCGGCCTCGCGCCGTGTGGCCAACCCGGGCTGCTACCCGACGGGGGTGATCCTCGGGCTCGCCCCGCTGCTGCAGGCAGGGCTGGTCGAGCCCCACGACGTCGTGGTGGTCGCGGCGTCGGGCACCACCGGGGCCGGCCGCAAGCCGAGCGACGCGCTGCTGGCGAGCACCGTGATGGGCCAGCTCTCGACGTACAAGGCCGGCGGCGTGCACCAGCACACGCCGGAGATGGAGCAGGGGCTCGGCGAGGTGGCCGGCGAGCCCGTGACGGTGTCGTTCACCCCGGTGCTCGCGCCGATGCCGCGCGGGATCCTGGCGACCTCCACCGCGCGCCTCGCCGGGCCCGCGGGCACCGAGGAGCTGCACGAGGTGCTGCATGCGGCGTACGCCGACGAGCCGTTCGTGACGGTGCTGCCCCCCGGCGCGTGGCCGCAGACCGGGGCCACCCTCGGGGCGAACTCGGTGCACCTGCAGGCCGCCGCCGACCCGCACTCGGGGCGCGCCGTGGTCGTCTCCGCGATCGACAACCTGGTCAAGGGCGCGGCCGGGGCCGCGGTGCAGAACGCCAACCTCGCGCTGGGGCTGCCCGAGACCGCGGGGCTCACCGCGATCGGGGTCGCGCCGTGA
- a CDS encoding phenylalanine--tRNA ligase subunit beta, producing the protein MRVPLSWLREYVDLPEHADVEDIGVRLVESGLELEETVHVAADVTGPLVVGRVREIEELTGFKKPIRWCQVEVGDAHGHPDTPGVRGIVCGARNFVAGDLVVVALPGAVLAGGFAIASRETYGHVSDGMICSERELGLGEDHDGIIVLPPGTAAVGADAGPVVGLGDVVFDVTVTPDMGFCLSMRGVARELAARYGTTFRDPVLDDAGLPAPVPGDAHECVVEDLAGCDLFTLRTLVGVDPAAPSPYWMRRRLVMSGMRPVSLAVDVTNYVMLETGQPLHAFDRAKLRGPVRVRRAAPGERLETLDHVERTLDAADLLIADDRGPIGLAGTMGGLDTEVDDTTREIALEAAHFSAPAVAHMSRRHKLSSEASRRFERGVDHDLAPYASERAAALLLRHGGGSYVGMTAVEAAREPVVVELDPALPGRVAGVPIERDVVVDRLAAVGATVADASAAVLAVTPPSWRPDLVDPADLVEEVLRLGGYDAIAPTVPRARAGFGLTEDQRARRRAGRALAAAGYVEALAYPFVGDADLDALGLPADDPRRAALLLANPLSDEQPALRTTLLPGLLATLRRNVGRGASDVALFETGSVFRLREGQSPRGVTDPPRPSVLGRPSDADLATLEGLLPDQPHHVAVALAGLRTPSGWWGPGEPASWADAVEAARVVAAAVGAALEVRHGTAPAPWHPGRCAELVVAGEVVGHAGELAPRVCESAGLPRRTAAMELDLGALIAVSGGVVRPGPLSSYPVAKEDVALVVDAGVPAAAVQAALEAGAGELLESVRLFDVYTGEQVGEGRRSLAFALRFRAPDRTLTVEEVVAARDAAVAAAGAAVGAVLRG; encoded by the coding sequence ATGCGCGTCCCCCTGTCGTGGCTGCGCGAGTACGTCGACCTGCCCGAGCACGCCGACGTCGAGGACATCGGCGTGCGCCTCGTGGAGTCCGGGCTCGAGCTCGAGGAGACTGTCCACGTCGCGGCCGACGTCACCGGCCCGCTCGTGGTCGGCCGGGTGCGCGAGATCGAGGAGCTGACCGGCTTCAAGAAGCCCATCCGCTGGTGCCAGGTCGAGGTCGGCGACGCGCACGGCCACCCGGACACCCCCGGGGTGCGCGGGATCGTCTGCGGCGCCCGCAACTTCGTCGCCGGCGACCTCGTCGTCGTCGCCCTCCCCGGCGCCGTCCTCGCGGGCGGGTTCGCCATCGCCTCGCGCGAGACCTACGGCCACGTCTCCGACGGCATGATCTGCTCGGAGCGCGAGCTCGGGCTCGGCGAGGACCACGACGGCATCATCGTGCTCCCGCCCGGCACCGCCGCGGTGGGCGCGGACGCCGGTCCCGTCGTCGGGCTCGGCGACGTCGTGTTCGACGTGACGGTGACCCCGGACATGGGGTTCTGCCTGTCGATGCGCGGCGTGGCGCGCGAGCTGGCGGCCCGCTACGGCACCACGTTCCGCGACCCGGTGCTCGACGACGCCGGCCTGCCGGCCCCGGTGCCCGGCGACGCGCACGAGTGCGTCGTGGAGGACCTCGCGGGCTGCGACCTGTTCACGCTGCGCACGCTCGTGGGCGTCGACCCGGCCGCGCCGTCGCCGTACTGGATGCGCCGACGCCTCGTGATGAGCGGCATGCGGCCCGTGTCGCTGGCCGTCGACGTCACCAACTACGTGATGCTCGAGACGGGCCAGCCCCTGCACGCCTTCGACCGGGCCAAGCTGCGCGGCCCGGTCCGCGTGCGCCGGGCGGCACCGGGGGAGCGGCTCGAGACCCTCGACCACGTGGAGCGGACCCTCGACGCCGCGGACCTGCTCATCGCCGACGACCGGGGGCCCATCGGGCTGGCCGGCACGATGGGCGGCCTCGACACCGAGGTCGACGACACCACGCGCGAGATCGCGCTCGAGGCGGCCCACTTCTCGGCCCCGGCCGTCGCCCACATGTCGCGCCGGCACAAGCTCTCCAGCGAGGCCTCGCGCCGGTTCGAGCGCGGCGTGGACCACGACCTCGCGCCGTACGCCTCCGAGCGCGCCGCCGCGCTGCTGCTGCGCCACGGGGGTGGCAGCTACGTCGGGATGACCGCCGTGGAGGCCGCGCGCGAGCCCGTCGTGGTGGAGCTCGACCCGGCCCTGCCCGGGCGGGTGGCCGGCGTCCCCATCGAGCGCGACGTGGTCGTCGACCGGCTCGCCGCGGTGGGCGCGACCGTGGCCGACGCCTCGGCGGCGGTCCTCGCGGTGACCCCGCCGAGCTGGCGTCCGGACCTCGTCGACCCGGCCGACCTCGTCGAGGAGGTGCTGCGCCTCGGCGGCTACGACGCCATCGCGCCCACGGTGCCCCGGGCCCGGGCCGGCTTCGGCCTCACCGAGGACCAGCGGGCTCGCCGGCGCGCGGGGCGCGCCCTGGCCGCCGCCGGCTACGTCGAGGCGCTCGCCTACCCCTTCGTGGGCGACGCCGACCTCGACGCCCTGGGCCTGCCCGCGGACGACCCGCGTCGGGCCGCGCTGCTGCTGGCCAATCCGCTCTCCGACGAGCAGCCGGCCCTGCGCACGACCCTGCTGCCGGGGCTGCTCGCGACGCTGCGCCGCAACGTGGGCCGGGGCGCCTCCGACGTCGCGCTGTTCGAGACCGGCTCGGTGTTCCGGCTGCGGGAGGGCCAGAGCCCGCGCGGGGTCACCGACCCGCCCCGCCCCTCCGTGCTCGGCCGTCCCTCCGACGCCGACCTCGCCACGCTCGAGGGGCTGCTGCCCGACCAGCCCCACCACGTGGCGGTGGCCCTGGCCGGGCTGCGGACCCCCTCCGGCTGGTGGGGGCCGGGCGAGCCCGCCTCGTGGGCCGACGCCGTCGAGGCGGCCCGCGTGGTCGCCGCGGCCGTGGGCGCCGCGCTCGAGGTGCGCCACGGCACCGCCCCGGCCCCGTGGCACCCCGGCCGCTGCGCGGAGCTCGTCGTGGCCGGCGAGGTGGTCGGCCACGCGGGGGAGCTGGCCCCCCGGGTGTGCGAGAGCGCCGGGCTGCCCCGGCGCACCGCGGCCATGGAGCTCGACCTCGGTGCGCTCATCGCCGTCTCGGGCGGCGTCGTGCGACCCGGGCCGCTCTCGTCGTACCCGGTCGCCAAGGAGGACGTCGCGCTCGTCGTGGACGCCGGCGTGCCCGCGGCGGCGGTGCAGGCCGCCCTCGAGGCGGGCGCGGGCGAGCTGCTGGAGTCGGTGCGGCTCTTCGACGTCTACACCGGCGAGCAGGTGGGGGAGGGTCGCCGGTCGCTGGCCTTCGCCCTGCGCTTCCGCGCCCCGGACCGCACGCTCACCGTCGAGGAGGTCGTCGCCGCGCGCGACGCGGCGGTGGCCGCGGCCGGCGCGGCCGTGGGCGCGGTGCTGCGCGGCTGA
- the pheS gene encoding phenylalanine--tRNA ligase subunit alpha translates to MSAPNKSFDPVEVAVLQPEAVQAAVDDALAAIAAAADLDALKEVRLAHAGDRSPLALANREIGALPPQAKAEAGKRVGQARATVREALERRQAELEDERDARVLVEEAVDVTLPYDRRPVGARHPLTTLQERVEDVFVAMGWEVAEGPEVEAEWMNFDALNIGPDHPARTMQDTFFVGSEDSGVVLRTHTSPVQIRSMLDRPLPIYVVCPGKVFRTDELDATHTPVFHQVEGLVVDEGITVADLKGTMEHFAAAMFGRGIRTRWRPSYFPFTEPSLEFDIWFTEAKGGPRWIEWGGCGMVNPRVLRACGIDPDRYSGFAFGMGIERTLMFRHEVTDMRDMVEGDVRFATRFGTEI, encoded by the coding sequence ATGTCCGCCCCCAACAAGTCCTTCGACCCGGTCGAGGTCGCCGTGTTGCAGCCCGAGGCCGTGCAGGCCGCCGTCGACGACGCCCTGGCCGCGATCGCCGCCGCCGCCGACCTCGACGCGCTCAAGGAGGTGCGGCTCGCCCACGCCGGCGACCGCAGCCCGCTCGCGCTGGCCAACCGCGAGATCGGCGCGCTGCCCCCGCAGGCCAAGGCCGAGGCCGGCAAGCGCGTCGGGCAGGCGCGCGCGACCGTCCGCGAGGCCCTCGAGCGCCGCCAGGCCGAGCTCGAGGACGAGCGCGACGCGCGCGTGCTCGTCGAGGAGGCCGTCGACGTCACGCTGCCGTACGACCGCCGCCCGGTGGGCGCCCGGCACCCCCTCACGACGCTCCAGGAGCGCGTGGAGGACGTGTTCGTCGCCATGGGATGGGAGGTCGCGGAGGGCCCCGAGGTCGAGGCCGAGTGGATGAACTTCGACGCCCTCAACATCGGCCCCGACCACCCGGCGCGCACGATGCAGGACACCTTCTTCGTCGGCTCCGAGGACTCCGGCGTCGTCCTGCGCACCCACACCTCGCCGGTCCAGATCCGCTCGATGCTCGACCGCCCGCTGCCCATCTACGTCGTGTGCCCGGGCAAGGTGTTCCGCACCGACGAGCTCGACGCGACGCACACGCCGGTCTTCCACCAGGTCGAGGGCCTCGTCGTCGACGAGGGCATCACAGTGGCCGACCTCAAGGGCACCATGGAGCACTTCGCCGCGGCGATGTTCGGCCGCGGCATCCGCACCCGGTGGCGGCCGTCGTACTTCCCCTTCACCGAGCCCTCGCTCGAGTTCGACATCTGGTTCACCGAGGCCAAGGGCGGCCCGCGCTGGATCGAGTGGGGCGGCTGCGGGATGGTCAACCCGCGGGTGCTGCGCGCCTGCGGGATCGACCCGGACCGCTACTCGGGCTTCGCGTTCGGCATGGGCATCGAGCGGACCCTGATGTTCCGCCACGAGGTCACCGACATGCGCGACATGGTCGAGGGCGACGTGCGGTTCGCGACCCGGTTCGGAACGGAGATCTGA
- a CDS encoding RNA methyltransferase, with amino-acid sequence MSGSELTSTRGPRVTAARRLVKRAFRDRDGRFLAEGPQACREAAAAGPGVLLELYVTAEAASRHADLVAAARAAGAEVLPASGEVVASLSGTVTPQGMVGVCARVEASLDALLASRPSLVTVLAHARDPGNVGTVIRSSDAAGVAGVVLTEGSVDHLNPKAVRASAGSVFHLPVVAGPEVGPLVDGLRAAGLRVLAADGAGTRDLDDLLDDGTLTAPTAWVFGNEAWGLPPDVRDRCDEVVRVPIHGRAESLNLATAAAVCLYASARAQRRGPDGSSARLP; translated from the coding sequence ATGAGCGGCTCCGAGCTCACCTCCACCCGCGGTCCGCGGGTGACGGCGGCTCGCCGGCTGGTCAAGCGCGCGTTCCGCGACCGGGACGGCCGTTTCCTGGCCGAGGGCCCGCAGGCCTGCCGCGAGGCGGCCGCGGCCGGGCCCGGCGTCCTGCTCGAGCTCTACGTCACCGCCGAGGCCGCCTCCCGGCACGCCGACCTCGTCGCCGCGGCCCGGGCGGCGGGGGCCGAGGTGCTCCCGGCCTCCGGCGAGGTGGTGGCCTCGCTGTCGGGCACCGTGACCCCCCAGGGCATGGTCGGGGTCTGCGCCCGGGTCGAGGCCTCGCTCGACGCCCTCCTGGCCTCGCGCCCCTCGCTCGTGACGGTGCTGGCGCATGCGCGCGACCCCGGCAACGTCGGCACCGTGATCCGCTCCTCGGACGCCGCCGGGGTGGCCGGCGTCGTGCTCACCGAGGGCAGCGTCGACCACCTCAACCCCAAGGCCGTGCGCGCCAGCGCCGGCTCGGTCTTCCACCTGCCCGTGGTCGCCGGTCCCGAGGTCGGGCCCCTCGTCGACGGCCTGCGCGCCGCGGGGCTGCGGGTGCTGGCCGCGGACGGCGCGGGCACGCGCGACCTCGACGACCTGCTCGACGACGGCACCCTCACCGCCCCGACCGCGTGGGTCTTCGGCAACGAGGCGTGGGGCCTGCCGCCGGACGTGCGGGACCGCTGCGACGAGGTGGTGCGCGTCCCCATCCACGGCCGGGCGGAGAGCCTCAACCTGGCCACCGCGGCGGCCGTGTGCCTGTACGCGTCCGCGCGGGCGCAGCGGCGCGGTCCGGACGGGTCTTCGGCAAGGCTTCCCTAA
- the rplT gene encoding 50S ribosomal protein L20, protein MARVKRAVNAHKKRREILEQASGYRGQRSRLYRKAKEQVLHSEVYAFNDRRKRKGDFRRLWIQRINAGARANGMTYNRLIQGLKAAGVEVDRRMLAELAVNDPTAFAALVATAKAALPDDVNAPVSA, encoded by the coding sequence ATGGCACGCGTGAAGCGGGCGGTCAACGCCCACAAGAAGCGCCGCGAGATCCTCGAGCAGGCCAGCGGCTACCGCGGGCAGCGCTCGCGCCTGTACCGCAAGGCCAAGGAGCAGGTGCTCCACTCCGAGGTCTACGCGTTCAACGACCGCCGCAAGCGCAAGGGCGACTTCCGCCGCCTCTGGATCCAGCGGATCAACGCCGGGGCGCGCGCCAACGGCATGACGTACAACCGCCTCATCCAGGGCCTCAAGGCCGCGGGTGTCGAGGTCGACCGCCGCATGCTCGCCGAGCTCGCCGTCAACGACCCGACCGCGTTCGCGGCCCTGGTCGCCACGGCCAAGGCCGCGCTGCCGGACGACGTCAACGCGCCCGTCTCGGCCTGA
- the rpmI gene encoding 50S ribosomal protein L35, translating to MPKQKTHSGAKKRFKVTGSGKILHERTNRRHLLEVKPTKRTRRLAGTAELAPADTRKVKKLLGR from the coding sequence ATGCCGAAGCAGAAGACCCACAGCGGCGCCAAGAAGCGCTTCAAGGTGACCGGCTCGGGCAAGATCCTGCACGAGCGCACCAACCGGCGGCACCTGCTCGAGGTGAAGCCCACCAAGCGCACCCGCCGTCTCGCCGGCACCGCCGAGCTCGCGCCGGCCGACACCCGCAAGGTCAAGAAGCTTCTCGGCCGCTGA
- a CDS encoding translation initiation factor IF-3 encodes MHVGARTRTDPRATRGEPISAEPRINERIRVPEVRLVGPNGEQVGIVRIEDALRLAAEADLDLVEVAPMAKPPVAKLMDYGKFKYESALKAREDRKKQVNTVIKEMKLRPKIDDHDYETKKGHVVRFLKQGDKVKITIMFRGREQSRPELGFRLLKRLADDVADLGFVEYSPKQDGRNMIMVLGPHKKKADAMAEAKAERARRGPAGELGPEADAEAPATADAAEA; translated from the coding sequence ATCCATGTCGGGGCCCGGACGCGGACCGACCCCCGAGCAACCCGAGGAGAGCCCATCAGCGCCGAGCCCCGCATCAACGAGCGGATTCGCGTCCCGGAGGTCCGACTGGTCGGACCCAACGGGGAGCAGGTCGGCATCGTGCGCATCGAGGATGCGCTGCGCCTGGCCGCGGAGGCCGATCTCGACCTGGTCGAGGTCGCGCCCATGGCCAAGCCGCCGGTCGCCAAGCTCATGGACTACGGCAAGTTCAAGTACGAGTCCGCCCTGAAGGCGCGTGAGGACCGCAAGAAGCAGGTCAACACCGTCATCAAGGAGATGAAGCTCCGCCCGAAGATCGACGACCACGACTACGAGACCAAGAAGGGTCACGTCGTCCGGTTCCTCAAGCAGGGCGACAAGGTCAAGATCACGATCATGTTCCGCGGACGCGAGCAGTCCCGGCCCGAGCTCGGGTTCCGGCTGCTCAAGCGCCTGGCCGACGACGTCGCCGACCTCGGCTTCGTCGAGTACTCGCCCAAGCAGGACGGCCGCAACATGATCATGGTCCTCGGCCCGCACAAGAAGAAGGCCGACGCCATGGCCGAGGCCAAGGCCGAGCGGGCCCGCCGCGGACCGGCCGGCGAGCTCGGGCCCGAGGCCGACGCCGAGGCGCCCGCCACGGCGGACGCCGCCGAGGCCTGA